A single region of the Pueribacillus theae genome encodes:
- a CDS encoding YlaH-like family protein: MSEENIMNAEPEGLTSMAMLVGIDKNAVLGFFLLYLIVTVLTIIVFNLGFARKLPLLKTVIVYIVLVLGSFILTFFAIGLPIAEGLIVAAIVLGIYRIRLRQSKKETAQNDH; the protein is encoded by the coding sequence ATGAGTGAAGAAAATATCATGAATGCAGAGCCTGAAGGCCTAACATCAATGGCAATGTTGGTCGGTATTGATAAAAACGCTGTTCTTGGGTTCTTTCTTCTGTATCTCATTGTAACGGTATTAACAATCATTGTATTTAACTTAGGATTTGCACGGAAACTGCCGCTCTTAAAGACGGTCATCGTTTATATCGTCCTTGTTTTGGGAAGTTTTATTTTAACGTTTTTTGCCATTGGCCTTCCGATTGCCGAGGGGCTTATTGTCGCTGCGATTGTTCTTGGAATTTATAGAATACGGTTGCGCCAGTCAAAAAAGGAAACGGCGCAAAATGATCATTAA
- a CDS encoding YlaI family protein, giving the protein MRVKCVLCDAIKKIDDETSLAKRLRNRPIHTFMCDECHSRITVKTKKHLASESFKLYRTMEKNELF; this is encoded by the coding sequence ATGAGAGTGAAATGCGTGTTATGTGATGCAATCAAGAAAATAGATGATGAAACATCGCTTGCAAAACGTTTAAGAAACAGGCCGATTCATACGTTTATGTGTGATGAGTGCCATAGTCGGATTACCGTAAAAACAAAAAAGCATCTGGCAAGTGAATCTTTTAAGCTTTATCGCACCATGGAAAAGAATGAATTATTTTAA
- a CDS encoding YhcN/YlaJ family sporulation lipoprotein, with amino-acid sequence MKKFFALFTLCFVGLYGCQNDDQNNNNQGNNIAEMRQTNEMSSDDIAKHLVDLATSIPDVEDATAIVAGDYAVIGIDVNKNIDRSRVGTIKYTVGEALKDDPYGANALITADTDITERLRKMREGMDEGRPVAGIMEELAEIVNRIMPETPGVLNENNDGNAPTRDNDQQLNPKDEQKLKKEQEKQDHERK; translated from the coding sequence GTGAAAAAATTCTTTGCTTTATTTACGCTATGTTTTGTTGGATTATACGGTTGCCAAAATGATGATCAAAATAATAACAACCAAGGGAATAATATTGCTGAAATGAGACAGACAAATGAAATGTCTTCAGACGATATCGCAAAACATCTTGTTGATCTTGCCACTTCAATTCCCGATGTTGAGGATGCAACTGCCATTGTAGCTGGTGATTACGCAGTAATCGGCATCGATGTTAATAAAAACATCGACCGTTCACGGGTCGGAACGATTAAATACACGGTAGGAGAAGCTTTGAAAGATGACCCATATGGTGCGAATGCATTGATAACTGCGGATACGGATATAACAGAACGTCTAAGAAAAATGAGAGAAGGCATGGATGAAGGCCGTCCGGTAGCCGGGATTATGGAAGAATTAGCAGAAATCGTAAACCGGATTATGCCTGAAACGCCGGGGGTGCTGAATGAAAACAATGACGGGAATGCACCGACTAGAGATAACGATCAACAATTAAACCCAAAAGATGAACAGAAGCTTAAAAAAGAACAAGAAAAGCAAGATCATGAACGAAAATAA
- a CDS encoding peptidyl-prolyl cis-trans isomerase, with translation MSNIIQLTGKLDYNITLDPSVWIFDDRKIELEECFHLLENKVDDIEDYTKAISEQWDKERVHGVSSPPVEKSVNQKKKDEVLKGSYVMPFRPFIENASPSKDITNVQIVQKNGEKIIAEFSKVRDAFLCFALNGKPLVEDGPVHLYFRDGSNRDHPIKNIVSFHFE, from the coding sequence ATGAGTAACATTATTCAACTCACTGGAAAATTAGACTACAATATTACACTTGACCCAAGTGTATGGATTTTTGACGATCGGAAAATTGAATTGGAAGAGTGTTTTCATTTACTCGAAAATAAAGTGGATGACATTGAAGATTATACGAAAGCCATTTCCGAACAGTGGGATAAAGAACGTGTTCACGGAGTAAGTTCTCCCCCCGTCGAAAAAAGTGTGAACCAAAAGAAAAAAGATGAAGTACTAAAAGGTTCCTATGTGATGCCTTTTCGCCCTTTTATCGAAAATGCCAGCCCTTCAAAAGATATAACTAATGTGCAAATTGTACAAAAAAACGGTGAAAAAATAATAGCGGAATTTTCAAAAGTGAGAGATGCCTTTCTCTGTTTTGCATTAAACGGGAAACCTCTCGTCGAAGATGGTCCTGTTCATCTTTATTTTCGCGACGGAAGCAACCGCGATCATCCTATCAAAAATATCGTTTCTTTTCATTTCGAATAA
- the glsA gene encoding glutaminase A, which translates to MHCITDEELIALVDQARPFCKEGEVSDYIPALGKAEQSDLSIAVYTEDGCRSAGDVEKLFTLQSVSKILTLAIALCDLGVERVFEKVGMEPTGDPFNSISKLENNKPSKPLNPMINAGALTVTNLIKGNNNNDKLERILNLVRAMACNPKINYNSFVAESEYETAYLNRSLCYFLKAHKVIDCDVEQLLDIYTKQCAIELNCIDLSRIGFVLANNGVDPDTGETILPRKITRIVTTFMVTCGMYNESGEFAIKAGIPAKSGVSGALLSSVPGRMGIGVYGPALNEKGNSIAGTKLLEELSEKLQLNIF; encoded by the coding sequence TTGCATTGCATTACTGATGAAGAATTAATCGCACTTGTTGATCAGGCTAGGCCTTTCTGTAAAGAGGGCGAAGTATCAGATTATATTCCAGCACTGGGGAAAGCTGAGCAATCTGATTTATCCATTGCAGTATATACTGAAGATGGCTGCCGTTCTGCGGGAGATGTTGAGAAATTGTTTACTTTGCAAAGCGTTAGCAAAATCTTGACATTAGCCATAGCATTGTGTGATCTAGGTGTAGAAAGAGTATTTGAAAAAGTTGGCATGGAACCGACGGGCGATCCATTTAACTCGATTTCAAAGCTTGAAAATAATAAACCATCAAAGCCGTTAAATCCAATGATTAACGCTGGGGCATTAACAGTAACAAATTTAATAAAAGGAAACAATAACAATGACAAGCTTGAGAGAATTTTAAATTTAGTTCGCGCGATGGCCTGTAATCCTAAAATCAATTATAATTCTTTTGTTGCAGAATCCGAGTATGAAACAGCTTATCTGAATCGTTCGCTTTGTTATTTTTTAAAAGCACACAAAGTCATCGATTGCGACGTGGAACAATTGCTTGATATTTATACGAAGCAATGCGCCATTGAATTAAATTGCATCGACCTTTCGCGCATCGGTTTTGTTCTCGCGAATAACGGGGTTGACCCTGATACAGGAGAAACGATTTTGCCTAGAAAAATTACTAGAATTGTTACGACGTTTATGGTAACCTGCGGGATGTATAACGAATCAGGGGAATTTGCGATCAAAGCTGGAATTCCAGCAAAAAGTGGGGTATCTGGAGCACTTCTTAGTTCAGTCCCTGGCAGAATGGGGATTGGAGTTTATGGCCCGGCGCTGAATGAAAAAGGGAACAGTATAGCAGGGACAAAATTATTAGAAGAACTTTCAGAAAAACTCCAACTCAATATTTTTTAA
- a CDS encoding YlaN family protein, protein MSLETIAVHREKAYALLKADANKILKLIEVQMENLTMPQCPLYEEVLDTQMFGLSKEIDFAIRLGLVDEIDGKQLMESLEKQLTVLHEASTKP, encoded by the coding sequence TTGTCGCTTGAGACAATTGCCGTACATCGCGAAAAAGCCTATGCCCTGCTTAAGGCTGACGCCAATAAGATCCTAAAACTAATCGAGGTACAGATGGAAAATTTAACGATGCCGCAATGTCCTCTTTATGAGGAAGTGCTTGATACACAAATGTTTGGTCTTTCTAAAGAAATCGACTTTGCGATACGATTAGGTTTAGTCGATGAAATAGATGGAAAACAGTTGATGGAAAGCCTTGAAAAGCAATTAACTGTCTTACACGAAGCCTCGACAAAACCTTAA
- the ftsW gene encoding putative lipid II flippase FtsW — protein MLKKLLKNYDYSLIIAMFLLIGFGIIMIYSASMVVTVTKFDPPRPSNYFFIKQLQWLAVGMVPFILTMVLPYQVYKRFMKMIIIVSLALLLIVLFAGSTFNNGQRWISFAGITIQPSEFIKVGLIIYLAAIFSKKQSYITNFKKAVVPPLIVISVFFFLVAKQPDLGTAVIIAGVSGVMIICSGMKGKHLFSLIGLCFVAFSIIATALPIFLSDEQLSRISGAYDPFSDPQDSGYHLINSYLAIASGGITGRGLGDSIQKYGFLPEPYTDFIMAIVIEELGVFGTIFVIGLLAFIVYKGFMIGIRCQDTFGSLLAIGISSLIAIQSFVNLGTVSGLLPITGAPLPFISYGGSFLVLAMTSMGILINISSFVNMKRKALQPAPTKNKSEGRIVYR, from the coding sequence ATGCTAAAAAAGTTATTAAAAAACTATGACTATTCTTTGATTATCGCCATGTTTTTACTAATCGGCTTTGGAATTATCATGATTTATAGTGCTAGCATGGTTGTTACAGTAACAAAATTTGACCCTCCCCGCCCAAGCAATTACTTTTTTATTAAACAGCTGCAATGGCTGGCAGTAGGAATGGTTCCTTTTATCCTAACGATGGTATTGCCTTACCAGGTTTATAAACGTTTTATGAAAATGATTATCATTGTTTCTTTAGCCTTGCTGCTTATCGTTTTGTTTGCTGGTTCCACATTTAATAATGGGCAAAGGTGGATCTCTTTTGCAGGAATTACGATTCAGCCATCAGAATTTATTAAGGTTGGCCTGATTATATATTTGGCAGCTATCTTTTCTAAGAAACAAAGCTACATAACAAACTTTAAAAAGGCTGTAGTTCCTCCCTTGATCGTAATCAGTGTGTTTTTTTTCCTAGTGGCCAAGCAGCCGGATTTAGGTACGGCGGTGATTATCGCGGGAGTTTCAGGCGTTATGATCATTTGTTCTGGTATGAAAGGAAAACATCTTTTTTCATTAATTGGGCTTTGCTTTGTCGCTTTTTCGATTATTGCGACAGCGTTGCCAATCTTTTTATCCGACGAGCAATTATCAAGAATATCCGGTGCCTATGATCCGTTCTCGGATCCGCAAGATTCTGGCTACCATTTAATTAATTCTTATTTGGCGATTGCTTCCGGCGGAATAACTGGAAGAGGGTTAGGAGACAGCATTCAAAAATACGGGTTTCTTCCCGAACCATATACAGACTTTATTATGGCAATTGTTATTGAAGAACTTGGAGTGTTTGGGACAATCTTTGTGATAGGTTTGCTCGCTTTTATTGTTTATAAAGGATTTATGATTGGCATACGCTGCCAGGATACCTTTGGCAGCTTGCTAGCTATAGGAATCTCATCTTTAATTGCGATTCAATCTTTTGTTAATTTGGGGACGGTCTCCGGTTTGCTTCCAATAACAGGGGCACCATTGCCTTTTATAAGCTATGGCGGATCATTCCTTGTTCTAGCAATGACTTCGATGGGGATCCTTATTAATATTTCATCATTTGTTAATATGAAACGAAAAGCTCTCCAACCTGCACCAACAAAAAATAAGAGTGAAGGAAGGATAGTCTATAGATAG
- the pyc gene encoding pyruvate carboxylase — MDRKINKVLVANRGEIAIRVFRACTELGIRTVAIYSNEDTGSFHRYKADEAYLVGEGKKPIEAYLDIENIIEIAKANDVDAIHPGYGFLSENAKFAQRCEEEGIIFIGPKPEHLIMFGDKVRARSEAIKAKIPVIPGTDGPVKNVEEVRDFASTYGYPIIIKASLGGGGRGMRIVRSEEALEEAYNRAKSEAKAAFGGDEVYAEKYIEKPKHIEVQILADKNGHTVHLYERDCSIQRRHQKVIEVAPSVSLSDELREAICNSAVDLAKNVNYLNAGTVEFLVTQDGEYYFIEVNPRVQVEHTITELITGVDIVQSQILIADGHELHGKVVGIPQQEDIRTNGFAIQSRVTTEDPANNFMPDTGKIMAYRSGGGFGVRLDAGNGFQGAVITPYYDSLLVKVSTWALTYEQAAAKMIRNLKEFRIRGIKTNIPFLENVIKHEKFMNGNYDTSLIDTSPELFVFPKRLDRGTKMLSYIGSTTINGFPGLEKKKKPAFPERRMPKYKKTENVQDGTKQILEKGGPEGLVEWVKAQNKILLTDTTFRDAHQSLLATRVRSYDLLEIAEPTAHLLPNLFSIEMWGGATFDVAMRFLNEDPWERLIALREKIPNVLFQMLLRASNAVGYKNYPDNLIREFVKQSADAGIDVFRIFDSLNWIEGMKPAIDSVRESGKIAEASICYTGDILDSTRKKYDLAYYKKMAKELESAGAHILGIKDMAGLLKPQAAFELISALKETVDLPIHLHTHDTSGNGIFTYAKAIEAGVDIVDVAVSAMAGLTSQPSANTLYYALNGLERAPELDIRALEELSHYWEDTRKYYEGFESGMNAPHSEIYEHEMPGGQYSNLQQQAKAVGLGDKWEKVKKMYRRVNDMFGDVVKVTPSSKVVGDMALFMVQNDLNEDDIYEKGETLDFPDSVIEFFQGYLGQPYQGFPKELQKIILKGREAITTRPGELLEPINFHELRETLQGKLNRQVTMHDIISYALYPKVFMDYANLAEQFGDLSVLDTPTFFYGMRLGEEIKVEIERGKTLIVKLVSVGQPQLDGTRVVYFELNGQPREVVVKDLNVKTAIAQKPKADRDNPNHIGATMPGTVIEVLVKKGEQVKKGDHLMITEAMKMETTVQAPFDGTIVDVFVNNGEAIQTGDLLIEVTK; from the coding sequence ATGGATAGGAAAATCAATAAAGTTTTAGTTGCAAACAGAGGGGAAATAGCGATACGAGTCTTCAGGGCATGTACTGAACTGGGGATACGAACGGTCGCGATTTATTCAAATGAAGATACAGGTTCGTTTCATCGGTATAAAGCGGATGAAGCGTATCTTGTAGGTGAAGGAAAAAAACCGATTGAGGCGTACCTTGATATTGAAAACATCATCGAGATAGCAAAAGCCAATGATGTGGATGCGATTCATCCAGGCTATGGTTTTCTTTCTGAAAATGCAAAGTTTGCACAACGCTGTGAAGAAGAAGGAATTATTTTTATCGGCCCAAAACCTGAACATCTTATCATGTTTGGAGATAAAGTTCGCGCAAGAAGCGAAGCAATTAAAGCTAAAATCCCTGTCATTCCAGGAACGGACGGGCCTGTAAAGAATGTCGAAGAAGTGCGCGACTTTGCTTCAACCTATGGTTACCCAATTATCATTAAGGCTTCTCTTGGCGGCGGCGGACGCGGAATGAGAATTGTTAGAAGCGAAGAAGCGCTAGAAGAAGCTTATAACCGGGCGAAGTCAGAAGCGAAAGCAGCTTTTGGCGGGGACGAGGTGTACGCTGAAAAGTATATTGAAAAACCAAAGCATATTGAAGTACAGATTCTTGCTGATAAAAACGGACACACTGTCCATTTATATGAGCGTGACTGTTCAATTCAAAGGCGCCATCAAAAGGTTATCGAAGTGGCTCCAAGTGTTTCGCTTAGCGATGAACTTAGAGAAGCCATTTGTAACTCCGCCGTCGATTTAGCTAAAAACGTAAATTATTTGAACGCAGGAACAGTAGAATTCCTAGTTACTCAAGATGGGGAATACTATTTTATTGAAGTCAATCCAAGAGTACAGGTTGAGCATACAATTACAGAGTTAATTACTGGCGTTGACATTGTACAATCACAAATTTTAATTGCCGATGGCCATGAGTTGCATGGTAAAGTGGTGGGCATCCCTCAGCAAGAAGATATTCGTACGAACGGGTTTGCCATTCAATCACGCGTGACGACAGAAGACCCGGCGAATAATTTTATGCCTGACACTGGTAAAATCATGGCGTATCGTTCCGGTGGCGGCTTTGGTGTTCGTCTTGATGCCGGAAATGGATTTCAAGGTGCTGTCATTACTCCTTACTATGATTCGCTATTAGTAAAAGTTTCGACGTGGGCATTGACTTATGAACAAGCAGCCGCAAAAATGATACGAAATTTGAAAGAATTCCGTATTCGGGGAATTAAAACAAATATCCCTTTCTTGGAAAATGTGATTAAACATGAAAAATTTATGAATGGCAATTATGATACTTCATTAATTGATACATCACCAGAACTATTTGTTTTTCCAAAAAGATTGGACCGCGGTACGAAGATGTTGTCTTATATCGGTTCAACAACCATTAATGGATTTCCGGGTCTTGAAAAAAAGAAAAAGCCTGCGTTCCCTGAGCGGAGAATGCCGAAGTATAAAAAAACCGAGAATGTCCAAGATGGAACGAAACAAATTTTGGAAAAGGGTGGTCCGGAAGGGCTTGTTGAATGGGTAAAAGCGCAAAATAAAATATTATTAACGGATACGACTTTCCGTGATGCCCATCAATCGTTGCTCGCAACAAGAGTAAGATCATATGACTTGCTGGAAATTGCGGAACCAACAGCACATTTGCTGCCAAACCTTTTCTCAATCGAAATGTGGGGCGGGGCGACATTCGATGTTGCGATGCGCTTTTTGAATGAAGATCCGTGGGAGCGTTTAATTGCTTTAAGAGAAAAAATTCCAAACGTTTTATTTCAAATGTTGCTAAGAGCATCGAATGCTGTCGGCTACAAAAACTATCCAGATAATTTAATTCGTGAATTCGTCAAGCAATCTGCAGACGCTGGCATTGATGTGTTCCGGATTTTTGACAGCTTGAACTGGATTGAAGGAATGAAACCAGCAATCGATTCTGTAAGAGAATCCGGAAAAATTGCCGAGGCATCCATTTGCTACACAGGTGATATTCTTGATTCAACAAGAAAGAAATATGATTTAGCTTATTATAAAAAAATGGCAAAAGAATTAGAAAGCGCAGGAGCCCATATTCTAGGCATTAAAGATATGGCAGGGCTACTTAAACCCCAAGCTGCCTTTGAATTAATTTCTGCATTAAAAGAAACGGTCGATTTGCCGATCCATTTGCATACCCATGATACGAGCGGCAATGGAATTTTCACATATGCGAAAGCGATAGAAGCCGGTGTTGACATTGTCGATGTTGCTGTTAGCGCGATGGCTGGGCTAACGTCACAACCGAGTGCAAATACGTTATATTATGCGTTAAATGGTTTAGAAAGAGCTCCAGAACTTGACATCAGGGCGTTGGAGGAACTTTCTCACTATTGGGAAGACACAAGAAAATATTACGAAGGCTTCGAAAGCGGAATGAATGCCCCACACAGCGAAATATATGAACACGAAATGCCTGGTGGCCAATACAGCAACTTGCAACAACAGGCGAAGGCGGTTGGTTTAGGCGACAAATGGGAGAAAGTGAAGAAAATGTACCGCCGTGTCAATGACATGTTCGGGGACGTTGTAAAGGTAACGCCTTCTTCAAAAGTTGTCGGGGATATGGCGCTGTTCATGGTTCAAAACGATCTTAATGAAGATGATATTTATGAAAAAGGTGAAACATTGGATTTCCCTGATTCAGTGATCGAATTTTTCCAAGGATATTTAGGACAACCATACCAAGGCTTCCCGAAAGAACTGCAAAAAATCATTCTTAAAGGGCGAGAAGCGATTACAACTAGACCGGGTGAGCTTTTGGAACCTATCAACTTCCATGAACTAAGAGAAACGCTGCAAGGGAAGCTCAACAGACAAGTGACAATGCATGATATCATCTCTTATGCCTTATATCCAAAAGTCTTTATGGATTATGCGAATTTGGCGGAACAGTTTGGTGATCTCTCAGTACTCGATACGCCTACTTTCTTTTACGGCATGCGGTTAGGAGAAGAAATTAAAGTAGAGATTGAACGAGGAAAAACACTCATTGTAAAGCTAGTATCTGTTGGCCAGCCTCAACTCGATGGTACAAGAGTTGTCTATTTTGAACTAAACGGCCAGCCTCGCGAAGTAGTCGTAAAAGATTTAAATGTAAAAACAGCGATCGCACAAAAGCCGAAAGCGGATCGAGATAATCCGAACCATATCGGAGCAACAATGCCAGGTACCGTTATCGAAGTCCTTGTTAAAAAAGGGGAACAAGTGAAAAAAGGCGATCATCTCATGATAACGGAAGCAATGAAAATGGAGACGACGGTTCAGGCGCCATTCGATGGAACGATTGTTGATGTTTTTGTAAATAATGGAGAAGCGATTCAAACAGGTGATTTATTGATCGAAGTAACGAAATAA
- a CDS encoding COX15/CtaA family protein, with product MNKLLKVYAAVTTLGMFVILLMGAIVTTTDSGDGCGNSWPLCYGKLLPTQPEVETIIEYSHRVVSGLLGIMVIMLAIWTWKKLGHLRETKWLAFFSVFLIAFQGLLGAAAVIWGQSSAVLALHFGISLLSLASVFLLTLLVFEDDRLGKEYVVEMPKTFRTQLYVFAIFLYIAIYSGAFVRHTKASLACSSWPVCGATEWIPPLNSLAGVHFIHRILAFVVFIWLLYMFIRAAKEFKNEKVIFYSFLFAFLFVIFQVFSGALIIFSKLNLFITLAHGFFISCLFVVISYLLLIATRQKLLQHEK from the coding sequence GTGAATAAATTGTTAAAAGTTTATGCTGCCGTTACGACGCTCGGAATGTTTGTCATTTTATTAATGGGTGCAATCGTAACGACGACGGATTCCGGCGACGGCTGCGGAAATTCATGGCCGCTTTGCTATGGAAAACTACTTCCAACCCAGCCCGAAGTTGAAACGATTATCGAATACAGCCACCGGGTTGTATCAGGCCTCTTAGGTATTATGGTCATTATGTTGGCAATTTGGACTTGGAAAAAGCTTGGCCACTTGAGAGAAACGAAATGGCTCGCTTTTTTTTCTGTTTTTCTAATTGCGTTCCAAGGTCTTCTTGGAGCTGCTGCTGTCATATGGGGACAATCATCTGCTGTTTTGGCCCTGCATTTTGGAATTTCGCTTCTTTCGTTGGCTTCTGTCTTTTTATTGACTTTGCTTGTTTTTGAGGATGATCGGTTGGGCAAAGAATACGTTGTTGAAATGCCGAAAACATTCCGGACGCAATTGTATGTTTTTGCTATTTTCCTCTATATCGCCATTTACAGCGGCGCTTTCGTTAGGCATACAAAGGCTAGCCTTGCTTGTTCATCATGGCCGGTTTGTGGTGCCACTGAATGGATTCCACCTCTAAATTCTTTGGCAGGTGTCCATTTTATCCATCGAATTCTAGCATTTGTTGTTTTCATCTGGTTATTGTATATGTTTATAAGAGCAGCAAAGGAATTTAAGAATGAAAAAGTAATTTTCTATTCTTTCTTGTTCGCTTTCTTGTTCGTTATTTTTCAAGTTTTCTCCGGTGCATTGATTATTTTTTCAAAGTTAAACCTTTTTATAACGCTTGCACACGGTTTTTTCATTTCATGCTTATTTGTCGTCATTTCATACTTGCTTCTTATCGCCACGAGACAAAAACTTTTACAGCATGAAAAATAA
- the cyoE gene encoding heme o synthase yields the protein MEPGPLSEPKTGTWKDFITLTKTGIVTSNFMTAFLGVWLAAKFTGFSLTENFLHVFLALLGTTLVIAGGTSLNNYIDRDIDEMMPRTQDRPSVDGRIPPNQVLWVGFSLSVIGIVLLLMTNVISAVFGLIGLLFYVVLYSMWTKRTTSFNTAVGAVSGAMPPVIGWAAIDPQLHPVALILFLILFFWQMPHFFAISMMRCEDYRAAGIPMLPVVAGFEATKRQMVLYVTALIPVSLLLFKLGVVYTAFMAALGLGWFAVGLAGFKMKDELKWAKIMFVYSLNYLTIMVIVTILVTFKM from the coding sequence ATGGAACCGGGTCCTTTATCAGAACCTAAAACAGGAACTTGGAAAGACTTTATAACACTTACGAAGACTGGAATCGTTACTTCCAACTTTATGACAGCGTTCCTGGGGGTTTGGCTAGCAGCTAAGTTTACAGGCTTTTCTCTTACAGAAAACTTTTTGCATGTTTTCTTGGCCCTGTTAGGAACAACATTAGTTATAGCTGGCGGTACTTCATTAAACAACTATATTGACCGCGATATTGATGAAATGATGCCGCGTACACAAGATAGACCGTCTGTTGATGGTAGAATCCCTCCTAATCAAGTGTTGTGGGTAGGCTTTAGCCTTTCTGTTATTGGTATCGTTTTACTTTTAATGACAAATGTAATCTCTGCAGTTTTCGGATTGATTGGACTGCTTTTCTATGTTGTTCTCTATTCAATGTGGACAAAAAGAACAACATCATTCAATACTGCGGTTGGCGCTGTATCAGGAGCGATGCCTCCGGTAATTGGCTGGGCGGCTATTGATCCTCAGCTTCATCCAGTAGCCTTAATCCTGTTTTTAATTTTGTTTTTTTGGCAAATGCCGCATTTTTTTGCAATTAGTATGATGAGATGTGAGGATTACCGGGCTGCGGGAATTCCGATGCTCCCTGTCGTAGCAGGGTTTGAAGCAACAAAGCGGCAAATGGTTCTTTATGTTACCGCATTAATTCCTGTTTCATTGCTTCTATTTAAGCTTGGTGTTGTTTATACCGCTTTCATGGCTGCATTGGGTCTTGGATGGTTTGCTGTCGGTTTAGCCGGTTTCAAAATGAAAGACGAATTGAAATGGGCAAAAATAATGTTTGTTTACTCACTGAACTATCTCACAATTATGGTTATCGTTACAATTTTAGTTACATTTAAGATGTAA
- the coxB gene encoding cytochrome c oxidase subunit II has translation MKKMLRLIPVPIFGFLLLMLAGCGEENLSALRPKGTGAKIQFDLMMLSIYIMIGVFLVVAIIFTYVILKYRKRRGEEDVIPEQVEGNTTLEVLWTAIPILLLLILAIPTVLATFTLAAEAPEDDKDTLKVEVTAHQYWWDFNYPGLDFNTSQDLYIPVGEKVYFDLTSNDVIHSFWIPALSGKMDTNPGLKNSMWIEAKEPGVYKGKCAELCGPSHALMDFKVIALERDDFDAWADKMKNAKAKADTEAAQAGEEVFKQSCISCHAVGEEGGNLAPNLTNFGDRETLAGFLDVTDENIADWIKDPQSLKPANSMPGFGNDLSDDEINSLVAYLKEQKINQ, from the coding sequence ATGAAAAAGATGTTAAGGTTGATTCCCGTTCCTATCTTCGGTTTCCTCTTATTAATGCTTGCAGGATGCGGGGAAGAAAACCTATCAGCTCTTCGACCAAAAGGAACAGGAGCAAAAATTCAATTTGATTTAATGATGCTGAGCATCTATATCATGATAGGCGTTTTTCTCGTTGTGGCTATCATTTTTACGTATGTCATATTGAAGTATAGAAAGCGCCGAGGTGAGGAAGATGTCATTCCGGAACAAGTGGAAGGAAATACAACGCTTGAGGTGCTTTGGACTGCAATTCCAATCCTTTTATTATTGATACTGGCGATTCCGACGGTGTTAGCTACCTTCACATTAGCTGCAGAAGCGCCTGAAGATGATAAGGATACGCTAAAGGTTGAAGTAACAGCTCATCAATATTGGTGGGATTTTAATTATCCTGGTTTGGATTTCAATACATCGCAAGATTTGTATATTCCGGTAGGCGAGAAAGTTTATTTTGACCTAACTTCCAATGATGTCATCCATTCGTTCTGGATTCCTGCTTTATCCGGGAAAATGGATACAAATCCAGGTTTGAAAAACAGCATGTGGATTGAAGCGAAAGAACCTGGTGTTTACAAAGGAAAATGTGCAGAGTTATGTGGACCATCCCATGCTTTAATGGACTTTAAAGTCATTGCTCTTGAGAGAGATGATTTTGACGCATGGGCTGACAAAATGAAAAATGCGAAAGCGAAAGCTGACACTGAGGCAGCTCAAGCTGGAGAAGAAGTTTTTAAACAAAGCTGCATTTCTTGTCACGCTGTTGGTGAGGAAGGCGGAAATCTCGCACCAAACTTAACAAACTTTGGCGATCGTGAAACATTAGCCGGTTTTCTTGATGTAACAGATGAAAACATTGCGGATTGGATTAAAGATCCTCAGTCCTTAAAACCTGCTAACAGTATGCCTGGCTTTGGAAACGACTTAAGCGATGATGAAATCAATTCACTTGTTGCCTACTTAAAAGAACAAAAAATTAATCAATAA